The Macrobrachium nipponense isolate FS-2020 chromosome 19, ASM1510439v2, whole genome shotgun sequence genome contains a region encoding:
- the LOC135212502 gene encoding chorion peroxidase-like isoform X1, producing the protein MGDPLRSFQDGLLKETVSKYGEHLLPVSMDGGMLCNIPSHMANGEFCFLSGDDRINEVPSLVLFHVVMAREHNRVAKILKSLRPNASDEELYQEARRIVAAELQHVTYNEFIPTLVPLALLQKHDLLPKTGRNQTTSYDPNMDVSIANSFATATYRFGHSEIPDNITMASPQATVSSEELSSMFDPFALYRNNSVELLGRGASSQKALKFDSFFTKEVTVKLFRGNNTFGLDLLALNIQRGRDHGLPGYTKFLAKCGMPNIKTFQDLLAVMPNANMVALSTVYKNVEDIDLFAGGISETPMDGGILGFTFSCLIVDQFKRIKFGDRFWYEEKNQAGSFTPEQMEQLHKATFSRILCDNVPTMNNVQQYLLKVPGPQNLVVSCNCSSNSPIPCLDFSPWKI; encoded by the exons ATGGGGGACCCTTTGAGGAGCTTCCAAGATGGCTTGCTTAAAGAAACT GTATCCAAATACGGGGAACACCTCCTTCCGGTCTCGATGGACGGAGGGATGCTTTGCAACATACCAAGTCACATGGCAAACGGCGAATTCTGCTTCCTTTCGG GGGACGACCGCATCAACGAAGTGCCATCCCTCGTCCTCTTCCACGTTGTCATGGCTCGGGAACACAACAGGGTGGCGAAGATCCTGAAGAGCCTTCGGCCCAACGCTTCTGACGAGGAGCTTTACCAGGAAGCCAGGAGGATTGTGGCGGCAGAGCTCCAGCACGTCACTTACAACGAGTTCATCCCCACACTCGTCC CCCTGGCCCTTCTGCAAAAGCACGACCTACTTCCCAAAACCGGCAGAAACCAAACGACTTCCTACGACCCCAATATGGACGTGTCGATTGCTAATTCATTCGCCACTGCTACTTACCGCTTTGGGCACTCGGAGAtcccg GATAACATCACCATGGCATCGCCCCAGGCAACTGTTTCGAGTGAAGAGTTGTCCTCCATGTTCGATCCTTTCGCGTTATATCGCAACAACTCGGTCGAATTATTGGGCAGGGGGGCGTCCTCTCAGAAGGCTCTGAAATTCGACTCTTTCTTCACAAAAGAG GTCACCGTGAAACTCTTCCGAGGCAACAACACTTTCGGCCTTGACCTGTTGGCCCTGAACATCCAGAGGGGCAGGGACCACGGGCTACCCGGGTACACGAAATTCCTGGCCAAATGCGGCATGCCCAACATCAAGACATTTCAGGATCTACTGGCTGTCATGCCCAACGCAAATATGGTGGCACTGAGTACagtttataa GAACGTGGAAGACATAGACCTCTTCGCAGGCGGTATATCTGAGACTCCCATGGACGGAGGAATTCTGGGATTCACCTTCAGCTGCCTAATCGTAGACCAGTTCAAGAGGATCAAATTTGGAGACAGGTTCTGGTACGAGGAGAAGAACCAGGCCGGTTCCTTCACGCCAG AACAAATGGAGCAACTGCACAAGGCGACCTTCTCAAGAATCCTCTGCGACAACGTTCCTACGATGAACAATGTCCAACAGTACCTCCTGAAGGTCCCAGGTCCTCAGAATCTTGTAGTATCCTGCAACTGCTCGAGCAATTCGCCAATTCCCTGCCTAGACTTCAGTCCTTGGAAGATTTAA